A window of Rhodothermales bacterium genomic DNA:
ATCGTGAGACGCCGCTGCCGAGTGCCGCCACGACGTTGGCCATCCCCAGTCCTCGTGTGTCATGGAGATGAAGAACGATCTGATGTGCGGGCAGCATCTCCAGAACAGGCTTCAAACGCTCCTCGACCATCTTCGGATTCGCCATACCGGTTGAGTCGGCGAGTGAAACGGAGTCGAGGTCCAAATCGGCGAATCTCTCGATCGCGTTGACGATGGTCTTGACTGGGGTGTCTCCGGGCGACGCATATCCGAAGACTGTCTGGAGGCCGATCTGTGGCCGCAAGCCGTACTCAAGCGCACCGCGGACCATCTGCTCGCCCTCTTCCAGTGCGTGTTCGGCGGACATGTTTGCGTTGTCGCGGCTGTGACGATTGTTCGTCGCGATCGAAATGTCTACGTATTTCAATCCCGTGTTTCGCGCTCGTTCGAGACCCTTAAGGTTTAGAACAAGGCCCGAAACTGTAACGCCGTCCTGATCCCCGAGCTGGTCGATGATCTCCTCCGCGTCCGCCATCTGGGGCACCTTTCGTGGATGCACGAACGAGGCGACCTGAATGCGGCTGAGACCGGCAGCGATCAGTTCTCGGATGATTTCGAGCTTGAACTGCGTCGAAATCGGCTTCTCCTCGAAC
This region includes:
- a CDS encoding hydroxymethylglutaryl-CoA lyase, whose product is MSYPTSVELCEVGPRDGFQFEEKPISTQFKLEIIRELIAAGLSRIQVASFVHPRKVPQMADAEEIIDQLGDQDGVTVSGLVLNLKGLERARNTGLKYVDISIATNNRHSRDNANMSAEHALEEGEQMVRGALEYGLRPQIGLQTVFGYASPGDTPVKTIVNAIERFADLDLDSVSLADSTGMANPKMVEERLKPVLEMLPAHQIVLHLHDTRGLGMANVVAALGSGVSRFDTAFGGMGGCPFIPGATGNIATEDTVYLLNALGIRNGVDVGKVSACALRMERFLGKTLPGRMHTLASKSDESDS